From Candidatus Neomarinimicrobiota bacterium, the proteins below share one genomic window:
- a CDS encoding ATP-grasp domain-containing protein — MKPIRILLTTVGCPGGVTMIRALKEHGERPVQIIGTDMNPLAAGRFFSDVFYPVPAGKDPAYPDTILHIARKEKVDLILPQSSSDVMPLSPLRDDFRQEGFPIMVPKTESAVPCDSKSAMNAFFERSPVPLPETRTVNTVKAFRKAVLDLGYPQKRVCFKPAVSKGSRGFRILEAGTDRLNMLLQKRIEDTTFTLEACEEILGQTPRFPDLLVSEFLEGTEITVDCYCRNGEVLLGFTKTREAMKAGLAMFFRNQDAPEYMDYARDIARRLQYDYFINIQFKGGKLMEINPRVSTFVHQENFNIPWTAVKHELGLISHKDLVRMQKNLRSTRQSVRYYDQVFYDSDDME; from the coding sequence ATGAAACCTATCCGTATTTTGCTCACAACAGTCGGTTGTCCCGGAGGTGTGACCATGATCCGGGCCCTAAAGGAACATGGAGAACGGCCGGTTCAAATTATCGGGACAGATATGAATCCCCTGGCCGCCGGACGCTTTTTCAGCGATGTTTTTTACCCTGTCCCTGCCGGGAAGGATCCTGCCTATCCCGATACAATCCTTCACATCGCCCGGAAAGAAAAAGTGGATCTGATCCTGCCCCAAAGCTCCTCGGATGTGATGCCCCTGAGTCCCCTCCGGGACGATTTCCGTCAGGAAGGTTTTCCCATCATGGTCCCTAAAACCGAATCGGCGGTTCCCTGTGACAGTAAATCTGCCATGAATGCCTTTTTTGAAAGGAGTCCGGTCCCCCTGCCGGAAACACGAACCGTGAACACGGTGAAAGCTTTCAGAAAAGCGGTCCTGGATCTGGGCTATCCACAAAAACGTGTCTGTTTTAAACCGGCCGTGAGCAAAGGATCCCGGGGGTTCCGTATCCTGGAAGCCGGAACGGACCGCTTGAATATGCTGTTGCAAAAACGGATTGAAGATACCACCTTTACCCTTGAAGCGTGTGAAGAAATCCTGGGGCAAACCCCAAGGTTTCCGGACTTGCTGGTATCAGAATTTCTGGAGGGGACCGAGATAACCGTGGATTGTTATTGCCGCAACGGGGAGGTTTTGTTGGGATTTACAAAAACTCGTGAGGCCATGAAAGCCGGCCTGGCTATGTTTTTCAGGAATCAGGATGCCCCGGAATATATGGATTATGCCCGGGATATTGCCCGACGACTTCAATATGACTATTTTATCAATATTCAATTCAAAGGCGGTAAACTCATGGAAATCAATCCACGGGTTTCTACCTTTGTCCACCAGGAGAATTTTAATATTCCCTGGACAGCTGTCAAACACGAACTTGGACTCATCTCTCATAAAGATCTTGTCAGGAT